In Candidatus Cloacimonadota bacterium, a genomic segment contains:
- a CDS encoding carbohydrate kinase family protein, with translation MDQKNILKNLIKKMQNNFQQNNFQQNNFHQKKVLIGFDGFIDEIIEVVKKRENPEKYERLSTISELAENISKMSGLSGNIELVPAQIKLGGNGPIMANALYQQGHKTSYIGALGKNKIHPLFKDFVRNCENVISLTDPGHTDALEFDDGKVMLGKINKLTEVNWKNLLQHISKDELKKKFESLSLIGITNWSSLPEMNSIIKGLNEICSEISHRPTVFFDLADPKKRTNEDILKVLSLISGFQENAEIIFGMNKNESDVIARTLDIFEENVISRAGEIREKLEITAVTIHPLDGAVCATENGNFRIEGPYTPEPKLTTGAGDNYNAGFCSGWIYGFSPQECLALGVYTSGFYVRNCYSPTLEELIDFMEQMK, from the coding sequence ATGGATCAAAAAAATATTTTGAAAAATCTGATTAAAAAAATGCAGAACAACTTTCAGCAGAACAACTTTCAGCAGAACAATTTTCACCAGAAAAAGGTTTTGATCGGTTTTGACGGTTTTATCGACGAGATCATCGAAGTCGTGAAAAAGAGAGAGAATCCTGAAAAATACGAAAGACTTTCCACGATTTCCGAACTTGCGGAAAATATTTCTAAAATGTCAGGTTTGAGTGGAAATATCGAACTTGTTCCTGCTCAAATCAAACTCGGTGGAAATGGTCCGATAATGGCAAATGCACTTTATCAGCAAGGACATAAAACCTCTTATATTGGAGCTTTAGGGAAAAATAAAATTCATCCGCTTTTTAAAGATTTTGTTCGTAATTGTGAAAATGTGATATCTCTAACTGATCCCGGTCACACCGATGCTTTGGAATTCGATGATGGAAAAGTGATGCTCGGTAAAATCAATAAATTAACGGAAGTGAATTGGAAGAATCTTCTTCAACATATTTCAAAAGATGAATTGAAGAAAAAATTTGAATCACTTTCTTTAATTGGAATTACAAATTGGTCAAGTTTACCTGAAATGAATTCTATCATTAAGGGATTAAACGAAATCTGTTCTGAAATCTCGCATCGACCAACAGTTTTTTTTGATCTTGCTGATCCGAAAAAAAGAACAAATGAAGATATTTTAAAAGTCCTTTCTTTGATATCCGGATTTCAAGAAAATGCTGAAATTATTTTTGGTATGAATAAAAACGAATCTGATGTCATAGCTCGTACTCTTGATATATTTGAAGAAAATGTCATCTCTCGAGCGGGTGAAATCAGGGAAAAGTTAGAAATAACTGCTGTTACAATTCATCCTTTAGATGGAGCAGTTTGTGCAACCGAAAACGGAAATTTCCGGATTGAAGGTCCTTACACTCCCGAACCGAAACTGACAACCGGAGCAGGTGATAATTATAATGCCGGATTCTGCAGCGGCTGGATTTACGGATTTTCTCCGCAGGAATGTCTTGCTCTCGGAGTCTATACTTCCGGATTTTATGTGAGGAATTGTTATTCTCCGACTCTGGAAGAATTGATTGATTTTATGGAACAAATGAAATGA